The Oncorhynchus kisutch isolate 150728-3 linkage group LG20, Okis_V2, whole genome shotgun sequence genome has a segment encoding these proteins:
- the ten1 gene encoding CST complex subunit TEN1, whose amino-acid sequence MLPAPAVFHFLWEVNLSTGAVKEGDSVRTFGRLVSYQPEESKATLSIQHAARQHQVVVQTTFVEPFDPIIGAQYIVLGEIEKAEGGDGVMVHARVLNCVDGVNLALLQRGVNEQRNYFRERGESKGDAATAATAAQPRAPL is encoded by the exons ATGCTTCCAGCACCTGCAGTCTTTCATTTCCTTTGGGAAGTCAACTTGTCAACTGGTGCAGTCAAGGAGGGAGATTCAGTGAGAACATTTGGAAG ATTAGTGAGTTACCAACCAGAGGAATCGAAGGCTACACTGTCTATCCAGCATGCAGCAAGACAGCACCAAGTTGTTGTTCAGACTACATTTGTTGAACCCTTTGACCCCATCATTGGAGCCCAGTACATAGTTCTGGGCGAGATTGAAAAAGCAGAGG gaggtgatggtgtgatggtccACGCCCGCGTGCTGAACTGTGTGGATGGGGTGAACCTAGCCCTGCTGCAAAGAGGTGTCAATGAACAGAGGAACTActtcagagagaggggagagagcaagggagatgctgctactgctgctactgctgctcagCCACGTGCTCCTCTATGA